A stretch of the Vibrio sp. SS-MA-C1-2 genome encodes the following:
- the pabB gene encoding aminodeoxychorismate synthase component I, with product MKRQKVSILKTTSLKYCSSAALSLFDALASQPWAMLLHSADNRQDSRFDIIVADPIVTIESYATHSIIKEKVTKKQFNSETDPFTLLAQLQQHYLPAEIQGLSETSDLPFIGGALGYFAYDLGRTIEPLTSTSQHDIPAPDMAIGLYDWAIIIDHQQEKITVVEPEQTQRITWLEQQKIIHNRHIPALFSLTSSWQSNMSEQEYGKKFDAIQNYLKSGDCYQINLAQRFQAHYQGDEWLAYQQLSAQNGAPFSSFIRLDEFTLLSLSPERFIQLANQQIETKPIKGTRPRFADPQQDLESANQLQHAEKDQAENLMIVDLLRNDIGRVAKPGTVAVPSLFAIESYPAVHHLVSTITATLDQKYSGYDLLRACFPGGSITGAPKIRAMEIIEELEPHRRNSYCGSIGYISRDGTLDTNIAIRTLLCHENSIYAWAGGGIVADSQQGAEYKETFDKLAKILPILNRVKS from the coding sequence ATGAAACGACAAAAAGTATCAATTTTAAAAACAACATCCTTAAAATATTGCTCATCTGCTGCGCTTTCCCTGTTCGACGCCTTAGCATCCCAACCTTGGGCGATGCTTCTTCACTCGGCAGATAACCGACAAGATAGCCGTTTTGATATCATTGTCGCAGATCCTATTGTCACCATTGAAAGTTATGCAACTCATTCAATAATCAAGGAAAAAGTTACAAAAAAACAGTTCAATAGTGAGACGGATCCATTTACGCTTTTAGCTCAATTACAGCAGCACTATTTACCAGCAGAGATTCAAGGGTTATCTGAAACCTCAGATCTTCCTTTTATCGGGGGAGCTCTCGGTTATTTTGCTTATGATTTAGGTCGTACCATTGAGCCTTTGACCTCGACATCTCAACATGATATCCCAGCTCCTGATATGGCTATCGGTCTCTACGATTGGGCAATTATTATTGACCATCAACAAGAGAAAATTACCGTTGTTGAGCCCGAGCAGACTCAGCGTATAACTTGGTTAGAGCAACAAAAAATAATACACAATCGTCACATCCCAGCGCTTTTTTCATTAACCTCTTCATGGCAATCAAACATGAGTGAACAAGAGTATGGTAAAAAATTTGACGCTATCCAAAACTACCTTAAAAGCGGCGACTGTTATCAAATAAATTTAGCACAACGCTTTCAAGCGCACTACCAAGGTGATGAGTGGCTCGCCTATCAACAGTTATCGGCTCAAAATGGTGCGCCGTTTTCAAGCTTTATTCGATTAGATGAATTCACATTATTATCACTCTCTCCTGAACGATTTATTCAGCTTGCTAATCAACAAATCGAAACGAAACCGATTAAAGGGACTCGCCCTCGTTTTGCTGATCCACAACAAGACTTAGAGAGCGCGAATCAACTCCAACACGCTGAAAAAGATCAAGCTGAAAACTTAATGATTGTTGATCTATTAAGAAATGATATTGGACGAGTCGCTAAACCGGGAACCGTAGCCGTACCATCTCTTTTTGCGATTGAAAGCTATCCCGCAGTTCACCATCTGGTCAGCACGATTACCGCAACCTTGGATCAAAAGTACAGTGGATATGATCTGTTACGAGCGTGTTTTCCGGGTGGTTCAATTACTGGCGCACCAAAGATTCGAGCCATGGAAATTATTGAAGAGTTAGAACCCCATCGTCGAAATAGCTATTGTGGCAGTATTGGGTATATCAGTCGTGACGGTACACTTGATACCAATATTGCTATTCGTACTCTGCTATGCCATGAAAACAGCATTTATGCGTGGGCAGGTGGCGGTATTGTTGCTGATAGCCAGCAAGGTGCTGAATATAAAGAGACATTTGATAAATTAGCCAAAATATTGCCTATTCTGAATAGAGTAAAATCATAA
- a CDS encoding efflux RND transporter periplasmic adaptor subunit, translated as MIRQCLLISVIFIIGCNTEEVQQPKQPTLVDTFTITSVEHSENEIEFPAVISAADRTDLSFRKAGEVSVINVKPGDIVKKGDLLAQLEPTDFNLAVQQAQAKFNVADSQFRRSAPLVKKGLLAQSQFDELSAQREMAKVILENAKLQLSFTQLKAPFDGMISRVPVEQFESIQVGQEILDMHRIDRVEIDIQLSDLVFARNRIENRPDNFKIGLRTAAGRQYQATYLEHTTEPDPDSGAYVLSFSMPMPTPPLLDGMAVDLLVNGEMIKVFQSQGVNIPIEAVFNLDGDSSDAAQKYVWLLKESHVYKQRVSIGKVTPSGVRILTGLAVGDTIVTTGVNRLDDQMEVKIKQEASQ; from the coding sequence ATGATCCGTCAATGTTTACTTATATCAGTAATATTTATTATAGGTTGTAATACTGAAGAAGTTCAACAGCCGAAACAACCCACCTTAGTCGATACATTTACCATTACGTCAGTGGAGCATAGTGAGAATGAAATTGAATTCCCAGCTGTGATTTCAGCCGCAGATAGAACCGATCTCTCATTTAGAAAAGCGGGAGAGGTGAGCGTGATTAATGTGAAGCCGGGAGATATCGTAAAAAAAGGGGATCTCCTCGCACAATTGGAGCCGACAGACTTTAATTTAGCCGTCCAACAAGCTCAAGCGAAATTTAATGTTGCTGACAGCCAGTTTAGGCGATCTGCGCCTTTAGTCAAAAAAGGCTTATTGGCCCAATCGCAATTTGATGAGTTATCTGCCCAGCGAGAGATGGCTAAAGTGATATTAGAAAACGCTAAGTTACAGTTAAGTTTTACTCAACTTAAAGCGCCTTTTGATGGCATGATTTCACGAGTGCCTGTTGAGCAATTTGAGAGTATTCAAGTCGGTCAAGAAATTTTAGATATGCATCGTATCGATCGGGTTGAGATTGATATACAACTTTCTGATTTGGTTTTTGCTCGGAACCGAATCGAAAATCGTCCTGACAATTTCAAAATTGGCCTAAGAACCGCAGCAGGAAGACAGTATCAAGCTACCTATTTAGAACATACAACAGAGCCAGATCCTGATTCAGGCGCCTATGTGTTGTCTTTTTCTATGCCAATGCCAACCCCTCCTTTATTAGATGGCATGGCCGTCGATCTGTTAGTTAACGGAGAGATGATCAAGGTGTTTCAATCTCAAGGTGTCAATATTCCAATTGAAGCTGTATTCAATTTAGATGGTGACTCAAGTGATGCTGCTCAGAAGTACGTTTGGTTATTAAAAGAGAGTCACGTTTATAAACAGCGGGTGAGTATCGGCAAGGTCACGCCTAGTGGTGTACGTATTCTAACAGGACTTGCCGTGGGCGATACTATCGTAACAACAGGGGTTAATCGTCTTGATGACCAAATGGAAGTGAAAATTAAACAAGAGGCGAGCCAATAA
- a CDS encoding fumarate hydratase, whose protein sequence is MTVIRKEDVISSVADGLQYISYYHPLDFVQALEKAYNKEQNKAAKDAMAQILINSRMSAEGRRPICQDTGIVTCFAKVGMDVKWDSDLTLQEMIDEGVRQAYTFEGNPLRASVVADPAGKRINTRDNAPAVVHTELVAGDKLELMLAAKGGGSENKTKMVMLNPSDDVAEWVEKTIPLLGAGWCPPGMLGIGIGGTAEKAAVLAKESLMESIDIHELQSRGAQNSEEEMRLDIYDRVNKLGIGAQGLGGVTTVLDVKIKTAPTHAASKPVCLIPNCAATRHIHFTLDGSGAADLQPPKLEDWPEVTWEVGDDVRRVNLDTVTKEDVQDWKMGETVLLSGKILTGRDAAHKRISEMLANGEGLPEGVDFNNRFIYYVGPVDAVGDEAVGPAGPTTSTRMDKFTDMMLGEMGLTGMIGKAERGAETIESIKDHRAVYLMAVGGAAYLVAKAIKKARVVAFEDLGMEAIYEFDVEDMPVTVAVDSLGNNAHQKGPDTWKVKIAEME, encoded by the coding sequence ATGACGGTTATTCGTAAAGAAGATGTGATCAGTAGTGTTGCTGATGGATTACAATATATCTCTTATTATCACCCTCTCGATTTTGTTCAAGCCTTAGAAAAAGCCTATAACAAAGAGCAAAATAAAGCGGCAAAAGATGCCATGGCGCAAATTCTTATCAACTCCCGTATGTCAGCGGAAGGACGTCGACCTATCTGTCAAGATACCGGTATTGTGACCTGTTTTGCCAAAGTTGGTATGGATGTTAAGTGGGATAGTGATTTAACGCTGCAAGAAATGATCGATGAAGGTGTTCGTCAAGCGTATACGTTTGAAGGGAATCCATTGCGTGCTTCTGTTGTTGCTGATCCGGCAGGTAAACGTATTAATACTCGCGATAATGCCCCTGCGGTTGTCCATACTGAGCTTGTTGCTGGCGATAAGTTAGAATTGATGTTAGCAGCAAAGGGCGGTGGTTCAGAAAATAAAACCAAAATGGTGATGTTAAACCCTTCCGATGATGTCGCTGAATGGGTAGAAAAGACCATTCCTTTATTAGGTGCAGGTTGGTGTCCACCAGGTATGTTGGGTATAGGTATTGGTGGTACGGCAGAAAAAGCCGCAGTACTAGCGAAAGAGTCACTGATGGAGTCGATAGATATCCATGAACTACAGAGTCGTGGTGCTCAAAACTCTGAAGAAGAGATGCGTTTAGATATCTATGATCGCGTTAACAAATTAGGCATTGGTGCACAAGGTTTAGGCGGTGTTACAACCGTATTGGATGTTAAAATCAAAACTGCTCCGACGCATGCCGCATCAAAGCCTGTTTGCCTGATACCAAATTGTGCAGCAACTCGTCATATTCACTTTACGCTTGATGGTTCTGGTGCGGCAGATCTTCAGCCGCCAAAGTTAGAAGACTGGCCAGAAGTAACATGGGAAGTGGGTGATGATGTACGTCGTGTTAATTTAGATACTGTCACCAAAGAAGATGTGCAAGATTGGAAGATGGGAGAGACTGTTCTGCTTTCAGGTAAAATCTTAACTGGCCGTGATGCCGCTCATAAACGGATTAGTGAAATGTTAGCCAATGGTGAAGGGCTTCCTGAGGGCGTTGATTTTAATAACCGTTTTATCTATTACGTTGGCCCTGTTGATGCAGTCGGTGATGAAGCTGTGGGGCCTGCGGGTCCAACAACGTCGACTCGTATGGATAAATTTACCGATATGATGTTAGGTGAAATGGGCTTAACAGGAATGATTGGTAAAGCAGAACGTGGTGCGGAAACTATCGAATCAATTAAAGATCACCGCGCTGTTTATTTGATGGCGGTCGGTGGTGCAGCATACTTAGTGGCGAAAGCGATTAAGAAAGCACGTGTTGTGGCATTTGAAGATCTAGGTATGGAAGCTATCTATGAATTTGACGTAGAAGATATGCCAGTGACTGTTGCAGTTGATTCTTTAGGTAATAATGCGCACCAAAAAGGGCCAGATACTTGGAAAGTGAAGATTGCTGAAATGGAGTAA
- a CDS encoding efflux RND transporter permease subunit: MKQTIAGYFIKNRVISWMISLIFLIGGTMAFLGLGRLEDPAFTIKDAMVVTQYPGATPIQVEEEVTYPLEKAIQQLPYVDEVNSLSSRGLSQITVTMKNQYGPDDLPQIWDEMRRKVNDLQGTFSPGVKAPQVIDDFGDVYGMLLSVTGDGYSYQELKDYVDFLRRDLELVDGVGKVNVSGIQQEQVFIEISMKRLVSLGIAPTTIYNLLSTQNTVTSAGAVRIGDEYIRIHPTGEFKDVSELGDLIITDSAAQGLIYLRDVAEVKRGYQEVPSNILTFNGQQALNLGISFAAGVNVVEIGKSVEQRLAELKREQPIGIDIAAIYNQPAEVDSSVQGFVVSLAQAVAIVIVVLLFFMGLRSGLLIGLILLLTVLGTFVFMKWLQIDLQRISLGALVIALGMLVDNAIVVVEGILIGMQKGRTRLQAANDIVTQTKWPLLGATVIAVTAFAPIGLSADATGEYCRTLFTVLLISLMLSWFTAISLTPFFANLFFANVKQNPDDEGKDPYNGMFFVIYKKSLQFCMKHAWGSVMVMVLAFAISLYGFTFLKQSFFPSSTTPLYMVDVWMPEGTDIRATNSKLQDLESWLSQRDEIDHITTSAGTGLQRYTLTYSPEKNHSSYGEVTVRVKDNDRVTESMKAFRDYLNMTQPELEYKFKRIELGPGGGAKIEARIIGSDPTTLRAISQQVVSVLEADPGATNIRHDWRERTKVLEPNFNESQARRYGITKEDVDSLLQMAFSGMNVGLYRDGTNLMPIVARLPEKERVNITTIENMKIWSPVVDKYIPLQQIVQDYQVRWEEPLVVRKDRKRMLTVFADNDLLSEETAATIQKRVQSKIEAIKLPQGYSLEWGGEYESSGDAQKSLFSSMPMGYLFMFIITVFLFNTVKESLIVWLTVPMAVVGVTFGLLVFNTPFGFMALLGFLSLSGMLLKNGIVLIDQIELELKEGKEPYTAVVDAAVSRVRPVCMAAITTVLGMLPLLPDIFFKPMAVTVMFGLSFATVLTLIAVPVFYRLFHKVALPEVKS; encoded by the coding sequence ATGAAGCAGACAATAGCCGGCTATTTTATAAAAAATCGAGTGATTAGCTGGATGATCTCTCTGATTTTTCTTATTGGCGGCACGATGGCATTTTTAGGTTTAGGCCGACTTGAAGATCCTGCCTTTACGATTAAAGATGCGATGGTGGTGACCCAATACCCGGGTGCGACACCGATTCAAGTTGAAGAAGAGGTGACTTATCCATTAGAGAAAGCGATCCAACAACTGCCTTACGTGGATGAGGTTAATTCATTGTCGAGTCGTGGGTTATCGCAAATTACCGTGACGATGAAAAACCAATATGGCCCTGATGATTTACCTCAAATTTGGGATGAGATGCGTCGAAAGGTGAATGATCTGCAAGGGACGTTTTCTCCGGGAGTCAAAGCCCCTCAAGTCATTGATGATTTTGGGGATGTGTACGGGATGTTACTTTCTGTTACTGGTGATGGTTACAGTTACCAAGAGCTAAAAGACTATGTTGACTTTTTACGCCGAGATCTCGAATTGGTTGATGGTGTCGGTAAAGTGAATGTCTCTGGTATTCAACAAGAGCAAGTCTTTATTGAGATATCAATGAAGCGTTTAGTGAGCTTAGGTATTGCTCCGACGACGATCTACAATTTACTTTCGACTCAAAATACCGTTACAAGCGCAGGTGCGGTACGAATTGGTGATGAGTATATTCGTATTCACCCTACTGGTGAGTTTAAAGATGTCTCTGAGTTGGGTGATTTAATTATTACCGATAGCGCTGCTCAAGGTTTGATCTATCTCCGCGATGTTGCCGAGGTTAAGCGTGGTTACCAAGAAGTCCCATCGAATATTTTAACCTTTAATGGTCAGCAAGCACTTAATTTAGGTATCTCTTTTGCTGCTGGCGTTAATGTGGTTGAGATTGGTAAAAGTGTTGAACAACGCCTAGCGGAATTGAAAAGAGAGCAACCGATCGGAATTGATATTGCTGCAATCTATAATCAGCCTGCAGAAGTCGATTCATCAGTACAAGGCTTTGTCGTCAGTCTTGCCCAAGCAGTGGCGATTGTTATCGTGGTACTGCTGTTCTTTATGGGGCTGCGATCAGGGCTATTAATTGGCTTAATTCTGCTATTAACGGTACTTGGAACCTTTGTATTCATGAAATGGCTCCAGATTGACTTGCAACGGATCTCACTGGGTGCGCTTGTGATAGCGCTCGGGATGTTGGTGGATAATGCGATTGTCGTGGTAGAAGGGATATTAATTGGTATGCAAAAAGGACGAACGCGTCTGCAAGCGGCCAATGATATAGTCACCCAAACTAAATGGCCGCTATTGGGAGCGACGGTGATCGCTGTTACCGCATTTGCGCCTATTGGACTTTCAGCCGATGCAACCGGAGAGTATTGTCGAACCCTGTTTACCGTGCTATTAATTTCATTAATGTTGAGTTGGTTTACTGCGATTTCCCTTACGCCATTTTTCGCTAATTTATTCTTCGCTAATGTAAAACAGAACCCTGATGATGAAGGGAAAGACCCCTATAATGGGATGTTTTTTGTCATTTATAAAAAATCGCTTCAGTTCTGCATGAAACATGCATGGGGTTCTGTGATGGTGATGGTGTTGGCTTTCGCTATCAGTTTGTATGGCTTTACTTTCTTAAAGCAGTCGTTCTTTCCATCATCGACCACACCACTTTACATGGTTGATGTTTGGATGCCTGAAGGGACGGATATTCGTGCAACCAATAGCAAATTGCAAGATCTTGAGTCGTGGTTAAGTCAACGTGATGAAATCGATCACATCACGACCTCTGCGGGGACAGGTTTACAACGCTATACCTTGACTTACAGTCCAGAAAAGAATCACTCTTCTTATGGTGAAGTGACCGTTCGTGTAAAAGATAATGATCGTGTCACTGAGTCGATGAAGGCGTTTAGAGACTATCTAAATATGACCCAGCCAGAGCTTGAATACAAGTTTAAGCGTATTGAGCTAGGGCCGGGAGGTGGTGCAAAAATTGAGGCTCGAATTATTGGCTCTGATCCCACCACGTTACGTGCAATTAGTCAGCAAGTCGTCTCAGTTCTAGAGGCCGATCCCGGTGCAACCAATATTCGTCATGATTGGCGTGAAAGAACCAAGGTATTAGAACCGAACTTTAACGAAAGTCAGGCGCGTCGCTACGGTATCACCAAAGAAGATGTTGATTCACTATTACAGATGGCGTTTTCTGGCATGAATGTGGGGCTTTATCGTGATGGTACAAACTTAATGCCGATTGTTGCGCGGTTACCAGAAAAAGAACGCGTTAATATCACAACGATTGAGAACATGAAGATCTGGAGCCCTGTGGTGGATAAATATATTCCACTGCAACAGATTGTTCAGGATTATCAAGTGCGTTGGGAAGAGCCATTAGTCGTAAGAAAAGATCGTAAACGTATGCTGACGGTTTTTGCTGATAACGACTTATTAAGTGAAGAGACGGCGGCAACCATTCAGAAGCGAGTTCAATCTAAAATCGAAGCCATTAAACTACCTCAAGGATACAGCTTAGAGTGGGGTGGCGAGTATGAGAGCTCTGGTGATGCACAAAAATCACTGTTTAGCTCTATGCCAATGGGCTATCTGTTTATGTTTATTATTACGGTGTTCTTATTTAATACCGTGAAAGAGTCATTGATTGTCTGGTTAACAGTTCCGATGGCGGTAGTGGGGGTGACATTTGGGTTACTGGTGTTTAATACCCCATTTGGTTTTATGGCGTTACTTGGTTTCTTAAGTCTATCGGGGATGTTATTGAAAAATGGCATTGTGTTGATTGATCAAATAGAACTGGAATTAAAAGAGGGCAAAGAGCCATACACTGCGGTGGTGGATGCTGCGGTGAGTCGTGTTCGTCCTGTTTGTATGGCGGCGATTACAACGGTATTAGGCATGCTACCACTGTTACCTGATATCTTCTTTAAACCGATGGCCGTGACGGTGATGTTTGGTTTAAGTTTTGCGACAGTATTAACGTTAATTGCGGTACCTGTTTTCTACCGACTGTTCCATAAAGTTGCGTTACCCGAAGTGAAATCGTAG
- a CDS encoding DHH family phosphoesterase, which produces MNYDIFNGDADGIIALLQLRLANPLESTLITGVKRDIELVNQHEFEAGDQLTVLDISFAKNRDGIEKALKAGASIHYIDHHRSGELFKHKQLKTNINQDINTCTSLIVDNLLNQKFHLWAITAAFSDNLSEKAAMLAKEAGLTEQQTEQLAELGLLINYNSYGSSLDDLNIQPEILYKTLLKYPSPFDLLNDPESPYLQLRDAYQADLLKLEEVEVKPYTETLQVYFLPNERWARRISGVFINQKANEEPNSAHVVLTEKQDYTYLVSLRAPLNNKHSAGEICSQFPTGGGRGAAGGINQLQRQDLSELLNVIAFYYH; this is translated from the coding sequence ATGAATTATGATATTTTTAATGGAGACGCAGATGGTATTATTGCATTACTCCAGCTTAGACTTGCAAACCCTCTTGAATCAACATTAATCACCGGTGTAAAACGAGACATTGAATTAGTTAACCAGCATGAATTTGAAGCGGGTGATCAGTTAACTGTTTTAGATATCTCCTTTGCTAAAAATAGAGATGGGATTGAAAAAGCATTAAAGGCCGGCGCGTCTATTCATTATATTGATCATCATCGTAGTGGTGAATTGTTCAAACATAAACAGCTTAAAACAAACATTAATCAAGATATTAATACATGTACTTCATTGATTGTTGATAATCTTTTAAACCAAAAATTCCACTTATGGGCAATTACTGCGGCATTTAGTGATAATTTATCGGAGAAGGCAGCTATGTTAGCAAAGGAAGCTGGTCTAACTGAACAACAGACGGAACAACTTGCTGAATTAGGATTATTAATTAATTACAATAGTTATGGTTCTTCTCTTGATGATCTGAATATTCAACCAGAAATACTTTATAAAACCCTCCTTAAATACCCTTCTCCTTTTGATTTGTTGAATGATCCTGAGTCGCCTTACTTGCAGTTAAGAGATGCATACCAAGCAGATTTATTAAAGCTGGAAGAGGTTGAAGTTAAGCCTTATACCGAAACATTACAGGTCTACTTTTTACCGAATGAACGTTGGGCAAGACGAATCAGTGGGGTTTTCATTAATCAGAAAGCCAATGAAGAACCAAACAGTGCTCACGTTGTGTTAACTGAAAAGCAGGATTATACCTATTTAGTCTCTTTGCGTGCGCCTTTAAATAACAAACATAGCGCAGGAGAAATTTGTAGTCAGTTTCCAACAGGGGGAGGGCGCGGAGCTGCTGGCGGTATTAATCAATTACAACGTCAAGATCTCTCAGAACTTCTAAATGTTATTGCGTTTTACTACCACTAA
- a CDS encoding YfcC family protein, whose translation MKLKLPNALGTITILMFIVAFATHFISPGAYEMQTVEGISKPVAVAGTFHAVEANPQGITDIPRALIQGFNDGIDIILYVLIATGLITLVEHTGAMSSGVYALSKKMHGREKLIIPILMALFAIAGTSFGFAEELLALIVVIAPMLAMLGFDRFTQIATPVIGAGLGVLSSTINPFSTVIASDTLGINPMEGLAFRLTLLVSLYIVSVWYILRNAKMSEPTIEHDGDKLSLRHSLILLVFAATLGYMGYGLSVLGWWTDDMITLFLASATVIAIIGRVGFSKTFDVFTDGMGTAIGVAMVIALCRGLTILMNDGQMTGAILNSAEQALNGASSIFFINGVFFVESLLAFLIPSTSGLAVLTMSILGPLADFIHVDRSAVVTAYQAGVGIVNLVTPTSAVVMGCLAFCHTSLSEWIKYIWRLMAIYIVIICAVLTYSVM comes from the coding sequence ATGAAACTTAAATTGCCTAACGCTTTGGGCACCATCACTATTTTGATGTTCATTGTTGCATTTGCGACCCATTTTATTTCCCCTGGTGCTTATGAAATGCAAACCGTGGAAGGGATAAGTAAACCTGTTGCAGTTGCGGGCACGTTCCATGCTGTGGAAGCGAATCCACAAGGCATTACCGATATTCCTCGCGCTTTAATTCAAGGTTTCAATGATGGTATTGATATCATCTTATATGTATTGATCGCGACAGGTTTGATTACGCTGGTCGAGCATACCGGTGCGATGAGTTCTGGTGTTTATGCGTTATCGAAGAAGATGCATGGCCGTGAAAAGCTAATTATTCCTATCCTAATGGCACTTTTTGCTATTGCGGGGACTTCTTTTGGCTTTGCCGAAGAGTTATTAGCCTTGATCGTCGTTATTGCCCCGATGCTAGCAATGTTAGGTTTTGACCGATTTACTCAAATTGCAACACCAGTTATTGGTGCAGGTCTAGGTGTACTAAGCTCAACAATTAACCCATTTTCGACGGTTATCGCCTCTGATACTTTAGGTATCAACCCAATGGAAGGATTGGCTTTCCGTCTGACATTATTAGTCTCTCTTTATATTGTTTCTGTTTGGTATATTTTACGTAATGCGAAAATGAGTGAGCCAACCATTGAGCATGATGGAGATAAGTTAAGTTTACGTCATTCATTGATCCTTTTAGTCTTTGCTGCAACGCTAGGTTACATGGGCTACGGTTTATCTGTATTAGGCTGGTGGACGGATGATATGATCACTCTGTTTTTAGCCAGTGCAACTGTTATCGCGATTATTGGCCGAGTGGGCTTTTCTAAAACGTTTGATGTCTTTACTGATGGGATGGGGACGGCGATTGGTGTCGCGATGGTTATTGCTCTTTGTCGTGGTTTAACCATTTTGATGAATGACGGTCAAATGACAGGCGCTATCTTAAACTCAGCAGAGCAAGCGTTGAATGGCGCCAGCAGCATCTTCTTTATTAATGGTGTGTTTTTTGTCGAGTCGTTGCTGGCTTTCTTAATTCCATCAACCAGTGGTTTAGCAGTATTAACGATGAGTATTTTAGGCCCATTGGCTGATTTTATTCATGTTGATCGCTCTGCGGTTGTGACGGCTTATCAGGCAGGTGTTGGTATTGTTAACCTTGTAACCCCAACATCAGCGGTTGTGATGGGCTGTTTAGCATTCTGTCACACTTCACTATCAGAGTGGATTAAGTACATCTGGCGTTTAATGGCTATCTACATTGTGATTATTTGTGCGGTACTGACTTACTCTGTTATGTAG
- a CDS encoding efflux RND transporter periplasmic adaptor subunit → MMTLRRITVAMSFLALVGCNDPEPQIGQKEIVRPAKLMMIQLGDQTLSRTFPGVVESDNQALLAFRVPGQLFKFNVKSGQPVTKGEVLAELNQDEYSLEYDYRKAEYDLKNVQFLRTEKLRKTRVVSEQDYDDALAQLKTAKANLDQAKANLQYTQLIAPYDGVISLVTTENYQYVPAKESVLHIQSNELLNIIFQLPEQLISQFNRERQVEFNVKFDTYPDYSFPATLKEVDTDSNDKTSSYSVTLIMPNPDNINVQPGMSSKVTISTSQSGNTQIPTEAILIEDGTSYVWRVSESGKVEKVKIEVDDRGYLLSGLKSRDQIVALGAKSITPEMKVKAWVKEGGL, encoded by the coding sequence ATGATGACTTTACGGCGTATTACCGTAGCGATGTCGTTTTTAGCCCTTGTCGGCTGTAATGACCCAGAACCCCAAATAGGACAAAAGGAGATTGTTCGTCCTGCTAAATTAATGATGATTCAACTTGGCGACCAAACCTTATCAAGAACATTTCCAGGCGTTGTTGAATCAGATAATCAAGCATTGTTAGCATTTCGAGTGCCAGGACAACTTTTTAAATTTAATGTTAAATCGGGACAGCCGGTTACAAAGGGAGAGGTATTAGCAGAACTTAATCAAGATGAGTACAGTCTGGAATATGATTATCGAAAAGCAGAATATGATCTGAAAAATGTGCAATTTTTACGGACAGAGAAACTTCGTAAAACTCGGGTAGTGTCGGAGCAAGACTATGATGATGCGTTAGCTCAACTAAAAACTGCTAAGGCAAATTTAGATCAAGCAAAAGCCAACCTACAGTACACACAACTTATCGCTCCTTATGATGGGGTCATTTCCTTAGTGACAACTGAAAATTATCAATATGTTCCAGCAAAAGAGTCGGTACTTCATATTCAATCGAATGAACTGTTAAATATCATTTTTCAATTACCAGAGCAACTTATCAGTCAATTTAACCGCGAGCGTCAAGTTGAGTTCAACGTTAAGTTTGATACTTATCCGGATTACTCCTTTCCTGCGACTTTAAAGGAAGTTGATACTGATTCTAATGATAAAACATCCAGTTATTCCGTCACTTTAATTATGCCAAACCCTGACAATATCAATGTTCAGCCCGGTATGTCTTCAAAAGTTACCATCAGTACTTCTCAGAGTGGGAATACTCAAATTCCGACTGAAGCCATTTTGATAGAGGATGGTACCAGTTATGTTTGGCGAGTTTCAGAGAGTGGGAAAGTCGAGAAGGTGAAAATAGAAGTAGATGATAGGGGTTATCTTTTGTCGGGCTTAAAGAGTCGCGATCAAATTGTTGCTCTCGGTGCCAAATCGATTACACCAGAGATGAAAGTGAAAGCTTGGGTTAAGGAGGGGGGATTATGA